One window from the genome of Paracoccus marcusii encodes:
- a CDS encoding DUF1636 domain-containing protein — protein MRAVLHVCTTCRGTVPDPVPDAAWTDAARTDALGPDAPRLGARLHDLLSRTAPDGVEIRPIECLSACSQGCSVALSAPGKWSYVYGRLTLDDAADILSGARAYAGTADGIVPWRERPAVFRKQSLARIPPHTLSQE, from the coding sequence ATGCGCGCCGTTCTGCATGTCTGCACCACCTGTCGCGGCACCGTGCCCGACCCGGTTCCCGATGCCGCATGGACCGATGCCGCAAGGACGGATGCCCTTGGCCCGGACGCGCCGCGCCTTGGCGCCCGGCTGCACGACCTGCTGTCCCGCACCGCCCCCGACGGCGTCGAGATCCGCCCCATCGAATGCCTTTCCGCCTGTTCGCAGGGTTGTTCCGTCGCGCTGTCCGCGCCGGGCAAGTGGTCCTATGTCTATGGCCGCCTGACGCTGGACGACGCCGCCGACATTCTGTCGGGCGCGCGCGCCTATGCCGGGACCGCCGACGGCATCGTGCCGTGGCGCGAACGCCCCGCCGTCTTCCGCAAGCAGAGCCTTGCCCGCATCCCCCCGCATACCCTGTCGCAGGAGTGA
- the cobO gene encoding cob(I)yrinic acid a,c-diamide adenosyltransferase, whose product MTQTDPISAEDQDRHAAKMARKKAARDRMMETKTGEKGLIIVHTGPGKGKSSSGFGMIMRSIAHGMPCAVVQFIKGAWDTGERTLLTTHFTDICQFHAMGEGFTWETQDKSRDIAMAQAGWARAQDLIRDPAIRMVLLDEINIALRYGYLDAAEVVAFLQAEKPAMTHVVLTGRGAPDALIEAADLVTEMTQVKHPFRSGIKAQAGVEY is encoded by the coding sequence ATGACGCAGACCGACCCGATTTCCGCCGAGGATCAGGACCGCCACGCCGCCAAGATGGCCAGGAAAAAGGCCGCCCGCGACCGCATGATGGAGACCAAGACCGGCGAAAAGGGCCTGATCATCGTCCATACCGGGCCGGGCAAGGGCAAGTCGTCATCGGGGTTCGGCATGATCATGCGCTCCATCGCGCACGGGATGCCCTGCGCCGTTGTGCAGTTCATCAAGGGCGCGTGGGACACGGGCGAACGCACGCTGCTGACCACGCATTTCACCGACATCTGCCAGTTCCACGCCATGGGCGAGGGCTTTACCTGGGAGACGCAGGACAAGTCCCGCGACATCGCCATGGCGCAGGCCGGATGGGCACGTGCGCAGGACCTGATCCGTGACCCGGCCATCCGCATGGTCCTGCTGGACGAGATCAACATCGCGCTGCGCTATGGTTATCTGGACGCGGCCGAGGTGGTGGCCTTTCTGCAGGCGGAAAAGCCCGCCATGACCCATGTGGTGCTGACCGGGCGCGGCGCCCCCGACGCGCTGATCGAGGCCGCCGACCTGGTGACCGAGATGACCCAAGTCAAGCATCCGTTCCGGTCTGGGATCAAGGCGCAGGCCGGGGTCGAATACTGA
- the otsB gene encoding trehalose-phosphatase: MTPPPLDPDAALFLDFDGCLVDIAPRPDAVVVTQALRDRLAALYRRQGGAVALISGRDVADLRGHMDGFEGIVAGSHGAELSLRPGRIQNLHRVDFDAGPLHAAAHAAAAPHPALLVEEKPHGVALHYRDAPELRAFVEGVMQDLADRNPHLVLQPAKMAVELRPGGVGKDSALAHLMTLEPFAGRVPVFAGDDTTDEPAMAEAQARGGFAIKIGDGPTAAHHRLSDPAALAAWLDASLN, encoded by the coding sequence GTGACCCCACCCCCGCTTGACCCCGACGCCGCGCTGTTTCTCGATTTCGATGGTTGCCTGGTCGACATCGCCCCCCGGCCCGATGCGGTCGTTGTCACGCAGGCGCTGCGCGACCGGCTGGCGGCGCTGTACCGGCGGCAGGGGGGTGCGGTGGCGCTGATCTCGGGGCGCGACGTGGCCGACCTGCGCGGACATATGGACGGGTTCGAGGGCATCGTGGCGGGCAGCCACGGCGCCGAACTGTCGCTGCGCCCCGGCCGCATCCAGAACCTGCACCGGGTCGATTTCGACGCGGGCCCCCTTCATGCCGCGGCCCATGCCGCCGCCGCGCCCCATCCCGCCCTGCTGGTCGAGGAAAAGCCCCACGGCGTCGCACTGCATTATCGGGACGCCCCCGAACTGCGCGCCTTTGTCGAGGGGGTGATGCAGGATCTGGCCGACCGGAACCCGCATCTGGTGCTGCAGCCCGCCAAGATGGCGGTCGAACTGCGCCCCGGTGGCGTCGGCAAGGACAGCGCGCTGGCGCATCTGATGACGCTTGAGCCCTTTGCCGGGCGCGTGCCAGTCTTTGCGGGCGACGATACCACCGACGAACCCGCCATGGCCGAGGCGCAGGCCCGCGGCGGCTTTGCCATCAAGATCGGCGACGGTCCCACCGCCGCGCATCACCGATTGTCCGACCCTGCCGCGCTGGCCGCCTGGCTTGACGCATCGCTGAACTGA